The genomic interval TATATTTCTCGCACTCCAAGCCACCCTTCTTCAAGAAGCGACCTCAAATTTGAGAAACATTTGTTCTTCGTTTTTCAATTGCATCGATCATCGACTGCGGTCGAGACACATCCAGCACAACAACTGTGACCTTCTCTTTCATTCGAGGTGGAAGGTCATTAGTTAGCATCTCCTCAAGCGCCTCGGCACTCTCTGGGCTATCAGCACCATCACTTCTTTTAGGGGGCTTAAATTCTGAGCCGAGCCAGAAGACGAGATAGATCCCGAAACCGCTGGCGTCTGGATCCGCAGCATACCGAACGAGTTGGTTCGTTGCAGCCGTCCAAAGCTCGTTATTATAGTGTCGTTTTGCTTCGATCGGGAGGTTCTGTCCTGCGTGACTCAGCAACAGGATATCGACTCTGGTGTTTTCTCCGCGATGGACTTCGGGGAGGCTGGCTGAAATGCCATATCTTTCAAAGCGCGGACGAAATAGCTCGAGCAGCCGGTCTCTGTCCTCGTTCTCTATCTGGGGATTGGTCGCCTCCCCATATCGATTTGTATTCCAAAAACGCTTCCAGGGTGTTTCACTTCCGGTTCGAAGGGTGCTCTTGTACCGCTCCACTTCATCGAGAACGATGGCCGCAAGATCCGAAGGCGTCGCAGGTGGGCCACTTGAGATGGCACCCAATAACTGTCTCACGGAAGGCGCTGCAAATTTCTCATCACGCAGCTTTCGGGCGTGTTCCGCAGCTGCGTGAGCCAAATGAGGTGCCCAAGTCGTGTCGACCACGGCAGCGAGTTCGTTCAAATGCTCTCCAGCCTCAACCGAACTAGAGGCTTCAAGACGCCGGATCGATGTCCTAATAATACCGCTTTCACCTGATCGCCACCAATCATCGTCACGTGCCGGATGTGTCTTTCCAAGAACCCCAATTCTAATACGGTCCAGCAAATCGATATCCGGGCACAATTCGTTGAATGACTTCGCAATGTCACCACTTGGTGCCAACAGAGCTGCCTCTTGTTCGCTTTCTGATAGCCGACTGGCAAACTCCCGAGGCATCAGCGCCAGTCCAACAAAAGACCAAATATCTCTTTGGCTTCGCTCGAGATCATGACGTTTAAGAGCATTTTGTACGAGTTCAGCCATCTCACTAATGTTGATCGTCTCAGCGCAGGCTGCGATCGCCTGCCTTAATGCGGAATCTGGCAGTCCTGGTCTCTCGCCAAGCAAGCCAACAAGGCACCGAGATATCAGTTCCGGCCCGCCCGAGCTCGTAAGATGATGGATGGAGCCAAGGTCATCATCGCCAGCATCAAGGGCAGCATTCCAGTATCGCAACATCACTCCAGCACCTTGTTCGGGATCATGAGACAGTCGGCCAACTGCCCAATTTGCAACCGAAGGATCATTGTCGCGACTGAAATAGGCTTGCCGAAGCCCAACCAAAGCAATAATCAGCGGGCACGCATCGATATCATTTTCTCGTCCGTGCAATAGCGCCTGATGCAACCCTGCCGCAACGACATACTCACTAAAGTATGCCTGGTTGGTTGCCTCTGCTTCGCCAAGGTCTTCGACGCTAACTTCTATGCCGGTATGAATCGTGAACTGAACAAAGCCTTCTGCAATAGCTGCGGCGATCTCTTCATTTGTGTATTTTGTAATGTTTTCGAGCGGCGACTTGCTTTCGCTGACCCGACAATCCCTGTAATGATCGGAAGCCCATTTCAAGACGCGATACTGTTCAGGTGCACCAGCAGAAATTAGGTCAATAACCGGCGCAAGCTCAGCGATATTGCCTTTTCGCGAGTTTGCGGTTTCCTTTTCTTGGCAGGCTTTTCGCTTCGCTTCTTTCTTTTTCCATTGTGCATTGGGGTCGGACAGCAGAGACTTGATAAATCCCTTGAAACCTTGTTCCTGTTCGAGCAGCGAAACAATCGGTTTCTTCCATTTTGGCCAGTTTGTTCCGGCTCGAGCCGCATACGCAGCTATCTGGAACCGCCTCTTCCGCACCGCTCCCTTACTTGCCTTTTGCGCGAAGTCTAACAACTCACGGATCAAAGCGTCGGATGGTAGCCGTCTTACGGTCGAAACATATTCATTGCAAACTACCCAAGGCCCCTCGTCAGAGGAGCTTCGTTCCGTCACTGCGAGGAACAAATCAAGTTCCCGACTCCCTGAACCGCGTTCCATCCAATTGCCAATGGCTTCAACAACGTCACGTTCGAGCATATCCCATCTATGTTCTCGAAGGTTTCCTATCCAAGATAGAAGCCGAACTGCGGTTATGTCTGGGTTAGCTTCAATTGAGACGACAAAGGCTCGATTCAGAAACGACTCAACCCGGGCTTTGTGACGTCGCGTAGCATCGCTTTTTCCAATTCCCCGATCGAAAAAGTCCGGTCGCGGGGATCGCGTTATCGCAATGGTCAGATTGTGCAGAGAGGCTGTGTCATCGTCATCCGCATCCTCTCGATTCTTCGAAGGCATGCGGTCAATATCTTCGAGCAGCGCATGGAGATCGTGAAATTGGACGTCCTGAGTTGCGAAACTTTCTAAGATGCAGGCCCGGATTGCCAATTGACCCCAGTCAACCGTCATTTTGGCTAGATCGTCCAAGAGGTCCCGTTGCATCCCAACTTTGTCTATAGCTTTTGAGACAAGGACTTCTGCAGCCCTCTTCCGCATCCAGAGAGGCCTTGCAGCGTCAAGCATGATCTCTCGCAGTTTCTCCGACATTTGTTCGACGGGCGGACCTTCGGCAAGTGCCTGAAGGACAGTAACCTGCCGGTGGCTACGGACATCGGCGTCAAGAATGGTTTTGAAGGCGTCGACGAGGTCATCGCCAGCGAGCCCTCCGACGACCGTCGCTCCATCTTGTGAGGATAGGAAAAAAGGATCATCACGGTCCAAGTTATATAGGATTTCTTTCCGCCCAATTGCATCGAATGCCGCAGCGTCGCCATATGCCAGCACTGTTGCTGCATCATTCCGAATAAGACGGCGTGCACCACTAGGATCACCCTCAGAATGCAGGTGAGCGGCAAACCAAGCATAAAGTCCTCTGAGCTCACTTGGGGCTTTCTGGTCGCTTCCCGTGATTAGCGCAATTGCTCTTCCTAACGGAAACGCAGGCATCTCCGAAGCTCCTACCACCCTTTTTGCCAGAAAACGACCTGCCAAAAACTCCGCAACCGTTCGGTGTAACGGCGTGAACGTTTGTTCTTCGCCCCTAAACAAGGCGGTATCAAGAGCGGCTTCGAGAGCGTGAGCTTCCAGCCCCAAGGCATGTGTAGCGGCATATTCGTTTTGGGTTGAAGCAGGGGGCAATGCATTCGAACGCCAGAGTGCTTTAGCCCCAGAGGCAAGTAGATAGAAGTTCATCGCGGCAGCTGACGCGAGAATTTCTTCCGCCCCAGGGCGAGGATCGGTTTCGCGCTCTGGGTTATGTTCGTGAGCAAGCGCAAAAGTGGCTCTCGTGAACAAATCAAAGCGAGAGGTCGGCCAAACGCCGTTCAAAACGACAACCGAGTGAAGCAGTCTCAGACTAAGTGGATTTTCGAGAAACACATCGGCACCTTTGCGCCGAGCTTCGCCAATGAACGTCTCCGGATCGGGTTCTCCTAGCGACGCCAATACCAATTGCGCCTCTTCCTCGTTCAGAGGTAAAAGATGCGCCACTGTGATTGACTCGTTGTTTGCGGCGCGGCGCATTGCCTTGAGGTCGGCCGTCGCACGCCAGTCTTCAGTACGGCATGTGAGGCGCCATCGTCGAATGTTAATGTGTGAAATAGCATTGGCAAGCTGTAGGAGTTTGTCTTTCCCACTGTCTCCCGAACGATACTCGTCAAGCGCGTCAAGATATGCGGTTCCAGACTCGCCCATAGGATATCCGTTCATCACTTCCCGACAAGTTGCAATCTCGCCACCCTCAGCAAATGCTTCGTACTCCAGTGCTGTAGATTTGCCTGCACCGGGCTCGCCGAGCAAGACAAGATACGGTTCGCGGCGGAGGAGACTAAGTGGTTGAACTACGTCCTCGCCATGAACCTGAATAGAGACTCGCCGATCTAGATGTGCATGTTCCATGTCGGAAAGATAGTCGCTTGGCTCGTCCCTGACAATCTGAAGTGGTACCAAATCTCAAAGGATCGGCCGACGTCGATTTTTCCACAAGTGGGAGAATCCGCGAATGTCAGCTTTTGCCGACAGAACCTAAGTTCTCGCTCCTGCAGCGTGCTTCTCCTTCCCTCCCTGATTACCCATTCTGGGTGTCTTTGCCGCCCGTCATCTATGCGATTAGCTTGGAAAGCAGGTCCGGTGATCCGAGCCTTTCACAAAAACCTCTGACGGCAGAACACCTTCCGCCGTCTGGAAGGCACGCGAGAAGGCGTCGGGTGAACTATAGCCATAGGCTCGAGCGACCTGTCCGACACGTTCTCCACGTTTAAGGGCTTCTCGTGCTCGGTCGAGCCTCCAATGGCGCAGATAGCTGATCGGGGTTTCGCCGACTGTTGTCCGGAAGCTGCGCATGAAGGCGGCGCGAGACATCCCTGCAAGATCGGCAAGATCTGCTGCTTGCCAGTTACGGCCCGGATTGTCATGCATCGCGACGATGGCGCGGGCCAGACGCGGATCGGAAAGGCCAGCCAGCGGGCCTGACTTGATATGTCCTGCTGCGATTTCGTCCCTGAGGAGATGTATGATCATCGCTTTGACATAGGCATCGCGTAGCGCACGCGTTCCGCATCGTGGATCCTGTGT from uncultured Cohaesibacter sp. carries:
- a CDS encoding helix-turn-helix transcriptional regulator; its protein translation is MSIKNPCASLDRLASLIQGISVEAVYAGPEETADLSISDDVSRVMVGPSDQAVVSIGLSPPASQGPFSALVGEHLMLKGEAQALARLLVSETQDPRCGTRALRDAYVKAMIIHLLRDEIAAGHIKSGPLAGLSDPRLARAIVAMHDNPGRNWQAADLADLAGMSRAAFMRSFRTTVGETPISYLRHWRLDRAREALKRGERVGQVARAYGYSSPDAFSRAFQTAEGVLPSEVFVKGSDHRTCFPS